The following proteins come from a genomic window of Micromonas commoda chromosome 2, complete sequence:
- a CDS encoding predicted protein: protein MFPAEAADDEQNPSRGWTTQRRGKVINDPVHGHMYFPGIVVDAIDTPQVQRLRELKQLGTSYYVFPGASHNRFEHSLGTAHLATNMFDALRTRAASDVRDALTGADRVAVQLAGLCHDLGHGPFSHVFDNEFLPRRVAGWHAGDEPPWNHEAMGADMFRWMVDDNGMDLDKGVIDRVCDLITSSNVESATPGTKFLWDIVANKRNSIDVDKFEYLLRDQHSTGVKGNVDVGRLMSFMKVIDDQICFKASEVYNVYDLFHTRANMHQKVYTHKKAKAIEYMIVDALVEADVAWDSEISKSIWDVNEFIRLDDTILKRIEWSKESKLQKGRDLVRKIRRRELYQYVNDFAVPEEDIIGFKPVTEVDITSCQGDNNIPGGLRPDDIIIQNVKIDYSMKSKNPVDSVKFFQDYGDTHSFHIDKSKVSLLLPNSFIERKVRVFSKSKDPMYVEAAAKAFENYQRRMYKQELQLTPMRKRARSSQEER from the coding sequence ATGTTtcccgcggaggctgcggacgaCGAGCAGAACCCGAGCAGGGGGTGGACGACGCAACGACGGGGTAAGGTCATAAACGATCCGGTGCACGGGCACATGTATTTCcccggcatcgtcgtcgacgcgattgACACCCCGCAGGTgcagcgcctgcgcgagctcAAGCAGCTGGGGACGTCTTACTACGTGTTCCCCGGGGCGTCGCACAACAGGTTCGAGCACTCGCTCGGGACGGCGCACCTCGCCACGAACATGTTCGACGCGCTcaggacgcgggcggcgagcgacgtcaGGGACGCGTTGACGGGCGcggatcgcgtcgccgtgcaaCTCGCGGGTCTGTGCCACGACCTGGGTCACGGGCCCTTCTCCCACGTGTTTGACAACGAGTTTCTCCccaggcgcgtcgccgggtggcacgccggggacgagccCCCGTGGAACCACGAGGCGATGGGAGCCGACATGTTTCGGTGGATGGTGGATGACAACGGCATGGATTTGGACAAGGGTGTCATCGACAGGGTCTGCGACCTCATCACCAGCTCCAACGTCGAGAGCGCCACGCCCGGTACCAAATTCCTGTGGGACATCGTTGCGAACAAGCGGAACTCGATCGACGTGGACAAGTTCGAGTATCTGCTGCGGGACCAGCACAGCACCGGCGTCAAGGGCAACGTGGACGTTGGGCGGCTGATGAGCTTCATGAAGGTCATCGACGATCAGATCTGCTTCAAGGCTTCCGAGGTTTACAACGTGTACGACCTGTTTCACACGAGGGCCAACATGCACCAGAAGGTGTACACTCacaagaaggccaaggcgatcGAGTACATGatcgtggacgcgctcgtcgaggcggatgTGGCGTGGGACTCCGAGATTAGCAAGTCGATCTGGGACGTGAACGAGTTcatccgcctcgacgacacCATCCTGAAGCGAATCGAGTGGAGCAAGGAGTCAAAGCTGCAGAAGGGTCGGGACCTGGTGAGGAAGATTCGGAGGAGGGAGCTGTACCAGTACGTGAACGACTTTGCGGTTCCGGAAGAGGATATCATCGGTTTCAAACCTGTCACGGAGGTTGACATAACTTCGTGCCAGGGCGATAACAACATCCCGGGGGGTCTCAGGCCGGACGATATCATCATACAGAACGTGAAGATTGACTACTCGATGAAAAGCAAGAACCCGGTGGACAGTGTCAAGTTCTTCCAGGACTACGGGGACACCCACAGCTTTCACATCGACAAGAGCAAGGTCAGTTTGCTGCTGCCCAACTCATTCATCGAGCGCAAGGTGCGGGTCTTCAGCAAGAGCAAGGACCCGATGTACGTCGAAGCAGCAGCCAAGGCGTTCGAGAACTACCAGAGGCGGATGTACAAGCAGGAGCTGCAGCTCACACCCATGAGGAAACGGGCGCGGAGCAGTCAGGAAGAGCGTTAG
- a CDS encoding sortilin-like protein — protein MKVALAARVALLAAAIYAVAAQPQCPAPVGLAPLTPAVTMPTVQDSLEWITTSGQSKLFATTEGGKLYSSKNSGASWYDETPDLMTKDGSKSSDKVLALITSGEDESHENMIVQGFDGEHWASRDLGNTWIQPCGVVGVDPNNCFADPGNGVAFAYTFFKMHPKLPDHVLVLVERDLEPESEFLALDLMYSADFGKTWQNLTETAGDRVWGFVDFDFAPPVPGDMDDGMPGIMATVYETEEDMKNGYYDSWDYNVHFVYTTDLFKTAHQRMVMCGNSFEVLNGDVYVAQLRDCLVYHATTDDEARAAMEENTDIVLQISTDAGKTFTQACVPSSLGQRGYTVYDWNKEAPGPDFLSVDHTEVSAARNVGFLGNLYSADVHMQFFSLNMRDNVRIGGSADFTNVAAIPGVYLANQVVGHAMTMDAVKTRITYNAGGVWQGIRPPLLGADGKRINCQDGPDSCELHLHGETHWMRGTWKTRLGSVYTHESAPGVILATGNVGKSLAFDPTSVNTYLSRDAGLTWEEIVKGPHIYEFGNNGGLIVIGKMSSLGPTDVVQFSRDLGRCWEELKLSQRISIHNIRADPHGKGDVFIIRGSIDDGTADGDPDGVMYTIDFNNLMQVDSTGKPTYAWAPPRCEPTKDYEQWAATSPNPDKCILGRNATFTRRMRDPTSLCLNRQDYVRPEPETKACECSEQYDTECEFGWERPNPLGMCERMKTIDFVRECPAMEGREISATNMRIIAGSSCVDESGALGRDKYRVDGGDDGKGRRGGHGVLAFFLWMFFIVVFGGVGYWAYNQYDLGQYVPMEVKQCVNGAWDKINELMGRRTAAPAGYFEPLGDFDADEL, from the exons ATGAaggtcgcgctcgccgcgcgcgtcgctctcctcgcggcggcgatctacgccgtcgccgcgcagccgcAGTGCCCAGCGcccgtcggcctcgcgccaTTGACCCCGGCG GTGACGATGCCCACCGTTCAGGACAGCCTCGAGTGGATCACGACGAGCGGACAATCAAAGCTCTTCGCCACGACCGAGGGCGGGAAGCTCTACTCGAGCAAGAACAGCGGCGCTTCGTGGTACGACGAGACGCCGGATCTCATGACCAAGGACGGTTCGAAGTCCTCCGACAAGGTCCTCGCTCTAATCACctccggcgaggacgagtcCCACGAGAACATGATCGTCCAGGGCTTCGACGGCGAACACTGGGCGTCTAGAGACCTCGGCAACACCTGGATCCAGCCTtgcggcgtcgtgggcgtcgacCCCAACAACTGCTTCGCCGATCCCGGCAACGGCGTCGCCTTTGCCTACACCTTCTTCAAGATGCACCCGAAGCTCCCCGATCACGTCCTGGTGCTCGTGGAGCGCGACCTCGAACCCGAGTCCGAgttcctcgccctcgacctGATGTACTCGGCCGACTTCGGCAAAACCTGGCAGAACCTCACCGAGACGGCGGGCGATCGAGTGTGGGGATTCGTTGATTTTGAtttcgcgccgccggttcCGGGCGACATGGACGACGGCATGCCCGGGATCATGGCCACGGTTTACGagaccgaggaggacatGAAGAACGGGTACTACGACTCGTGGGACTACAACGTCCACTTCGTGTACACCACCGACCTGTTCAAGACGGCGCACCAGCGCATGGTGATGTGCGGTAACTCCTTTGAGGTTTTGAACGGCGACGTGTACGTGGCGCAGCTTCGCGATTGCCTCGTGTACCACGccaccaccgacgacgaagcgcgcgcggcgatggaggagaaCACCGATATTGTTCTCCAGATCAGCACCGACGCCGGCAAGACGTTCACGCAGGCGTGCGTACCTTCCTCGCTCGGGCAGCGCGGCTACACCGTTTACGACTGGAACAAAGAGGCGCCGGGGCCCGACTTTCTCTCCGTGGATCACACCGAGGTGTCCGCCGCGAGAAACGTCGGGTTCCTCGGCAACCTGTACAGCGCGGACGTGCACATGCAGTTCTTCTCGCTCAACATGCGCGATAACGTTCGCATCGGCGGGTCCGCAGATTTCACCAACGTCGCGGCCATCCCCGGCGTCTATCTCGCCAACCAGGTTGTCGGGCACGCCATGACCATGGACGCCGTCAAGACCCGCATCACGTacaacgcgggcggcgtctgGCAGGGCATACGACCTCCGCTgctgggcgccgacggcaagAGGATCAACTGCCAGGACGGACCTGACTCGTGCGAGCTTCACCTCCACGGGGAGACGCACTGGATGCGCGGCACCTGGAAGACCCGACTGGGCTCGGTGTACACGCACGAgagcgcgccgggggtgATTCTCGCCACCGGTAACGTCGGCAAGTCCCTAGCCTTCGACCCCACCTCGGTGAACACCTATCTctcccgcgacgcgggccTCACCTGGGAGGAGATCGTCAAGGGACCGCACATCTACGAGTTTGGCAACAACGGCGGCCTCATCGTCATCGGCAAGATGTCCTCGCTCGGTCccaccgacgtcgtccagtTCAGCCGCGACCTCGGCCGGTGCTGGGAGGAACTCAAGCTCTCGCAGAGGATCTCCATACACAACATCCGAGCCGATCCCCACGGCAAAGGCGACGTGTTCATCATCCGCGGgtccatcgacgacggcaccgcggatggcgaccccgacggcgtcatgTACACGATTGACTTTAACAACCTCATGCAGGTGGATTCGACGGGCAAGCCGACGTACGcctgggcgccgccgaggtgcgaGCCGACGAAGGACTACGAGCAGTGGGCGGCCACCTCGCCCAACCCGGACAAGTGCATCCTAGGAAGAAACGCCACGTTCACCCGTCGCATGCGCGACCCGACCAGCCTCTGCCTCAACAGGCAGGATTACGTGAGGCCGGAGCCGGAAACGAAGGCGTGCGAGTGCAGCGAGCAATACGACACGGAGTGCGAGTTCGGCTGGGAGAGGCCGAACCCGCTCGGCATGTGCGAGCGCATGAAGACGATCGATTTCGTCAGGGAATGCCCCGCGATGGAGGGCCGAGAGATTTCCGCGACGAACATGCGAATCATCGCGGGAAGCTCTTGCGTCGACGAGTCCGGCGCGCTGGGCCGCGACAAGTACCgcgtggacggcggggacgacggcaagggccgacgcggggggcacgGGGTCCTCGCCTTTTTCCTGTGGATGTTCttcatcgtcgtcttcggcggcgtcggctaCTGGGCTTACAACCAGTACGACCTCGGTCAGTACGTTCCCATGGAGGTGAAGCAGTGCGTCAACGGCGCCTGGGACAAGATCAACGAGCTCatggggaggaggacggcggcgcccgcggggtaCTTCGAGCCCCTCGGAGAtttcgacgcggacgaacTGTGA
- a CDS encoding hypothetical protein (This model contains a NifH/frxC family signatures and profile. putative protein), whose amino-acid sequence MVAARRLASFAARRAFASAPRVPGPGTPPPPGGFKQPPVPESLRGVQRIIAVASGKGGVGKSTTAVNLACATARALNLRVGLLDADVFGPSVPILMNLAEAGMPAIDERKRMLPLENYGVKCMSMGFLIPEERAAVWRGPMVMGALGKMVRDTAWAPLDVLFVDMPPGTGDAQISISQQIPLTGAVIVSTPQEIALADVRRGVNMYTKVAAPILGFVENMAHFVDADGRKVYVFGQGGVRRTAEEHGVELLGEVPLDPSIGTSSDAGRPVAVSAPDGGAGRLYEAMARRLIEKTAPFPEPS is encoded by the coding sequence atggtggcggcgaggcgtctggcgtcgttcgccgcgcgtagggcgttcgcgtccgccccTAGGGTCCCCGGACCGGGCACGCCCCCTCCCCCCGGCGGCTTCAAGCAGCCCCCGGTCCCGGAGAGCCTGCGTGGCGTCCAGAGGATcatcgcggtcgcgtcgggcaagggcggcgtcggcaagtCCACGACCGCGGTGAacctcgcgtgcgccaccgcgcgcgcgctgaaTCTGCGCGTGGGTTTACTGGACGCCGATGTCTTCGGTCCGTCGGTGCCCATCCTGATGAACCTGGCGGAAGCGGGGATgcccgcgatcgacgagcGGAAGCGGATGCTCCCGCTGGAGAACTACGGCGTGAAGTGCATGTCGATGGGGTTCCTCATCCCGGAGGAACGGGCGGCGGTGTGGCGCGGGCCGATGGTGATGGGCGCGCTGGGGAAGATGGTGAGGGACACCGCGTGGGCGCCCCTGGACGTGCTCTTCGTGGACATGCCACCGggcacgggcgacgcgcagaTCAGCATCTCTCAGCAGATCCCCCTCACCGGGGCGGTCATAGTTTCAACCCCGCAGGAaatcgccctcgcggacgtgcgCAGGGGGGTGAACATGTACACgaaggtcgccgcgcccatccTCGGGTTCGTGGAGAACATGGCGCACTtcgtggacgccgacgggcgaAAGGTTTACGTCttcggccaaggcggcgtgAGGAGAACGGCGGAGGAGCACGGGGTGGAGCTGCTCGGGGAGGTGCCGCTCGACCCGAGCATAGGGACGAGCTCGGACGCGGGACGACCCGTCGCGGTGTCTGCGCcggacggaggcgcggggagACTGTacgaggcgatggcgcggcggctcATCGAGAAGACAGCGCCCTTCCCGGAGCCGTCGTAG
- a CDS encoding predicted protein yields the protein MPATRASSRGTSRAGAALEKALDDRLADAALRWGSCCDKGAWRDHVAEHGDTARQLEIMAERAVEVVSRKGHPARGGPARARLKSALANSQSAQATACLVGSSNKAAASVACHSLNRITALLSASENSTILRACASDLIVPLIWKACKDYRDDTKAALAAATALWRLLGTPAFSQPTPPTTVVTTKTAAERETFELVAKTLDATTANDVTFGSSGHVAMFPELLRSMVCDRLINNAKRGDRKGASNAPLAIVAAALAPHSRLWIEAFKDTRRHLHTCQKFAQRLMEVATIDEGAMTTLGSEAALEAAAMLTRDVPVFREQLIDSRNNIDAALGAHLCGNRERPAEVAALHLLTAMATTLSPQVLESSTSDSDPDSSLRVRYMYDSDSDSDVERIPLISFEWSAIFKAVVKRADEFPSVIQSRLENKSDEAKEAVPAAAITVVAELLTVAPWKLGEQESGLLKSFGWGEALMGLNIDKTLEACLMTLSKGVQNATGSGRAMSSVFRRGEAVTASVIDCIRATERLVMHLKADMFDEIRSRDSRFGNRKPPLRSPNKLHWDELLEYAMNILMIAGPKYTGVVKVVDGIDGIVDYINISALPGPPYVGPDWQRVVDQFGEFDEDGPVGNNIFQDPELIATAGKGLGDWMAESMATAAGNLLCTAFFKDISWLSSETPTSGLIDWNGRLFGGTNMERGLHYALSMDWPWGYLKRERLRQDAFLEFKLVNIPAALLATLVSPFILNEEFNGKDFIPQLHDEKLLHAEQILNFTIPQMVKTRMNKLPDTEVDCIAANDKDIDAPLIPWSLYGSELMVATLRTFVMLFSVYREAPKVNDPVKTRSLREALDMLASEDGGLGDEGRCWAIKALNIHVNRYGEKDIAPVTDTEYVKGPRSRIADALFAALPEPFRQAGGGDNLSFDLDAAMTSSPVAPPDVCFCLADGWRQCAHSVILSARCPVLKRKIEDAIPDERDSTGVRAIKMGAQVTVEGFRRALAWIYSSRVTGPVPKELVSKLELPELRARAFPGIGCVASSLVDDLEPMMKKAPWTTDLKICASASDDDGSDAPPAWVGAHRVMLCARSEYCRAALSVRHGFVESGERRATLTLPVTTAQALDMLLRVVYLGEIPAVPEPVPQGVEDKGHKGHKGAEDKGWAHALVELGSCLEYIGLPEEAARCTPRLKRALADWDVSGEPGGTGDEARMRSVSADGAIKALAAAAELRRWDDVDALAGTLSGAYAEVSGKAEFEALHPELKEAMRRAHVDARHAGVVYRG from the coding sequence ATGCCCGCGAcacgcgcctcgtcgcggggaACTTCccgggcgggcgccgccctggAAAAGGCGCTGGACGAcaggctcgccgacgccgcgcttcgATGGGGGTCGTGCTGCGATAAGGGCGCGTGGCGGGACCACGTAGCTGAGCACGGAGACACTGCCAGGCAGCTCGAGATCATGGCCGAGCGGGCCGTGGAGGTGGTGTCCAGGAAAGGacaccccgcgcggggcggacccgcgagggcgaggttaAAGAGCGCGTTGGCCAATTCCCAGTCCGCGCAGGCGACCGCCTGCCTCGTGGGATCGTCCAATAAGGctgccgcctccgtcgcgtgcCACTCGCTAAATCGTATCACCGCCCTCTTGAGCGCATCGGAGAATAGCACGATACTGAGGGCGTGCGCTTCGGATCTCATCGTACCCCTGATATGGAAGGCGTGCAAGGACTACCGCGATGATACCAAGGCGgcactcgcggcggccacggcgctCTGGCGCCTCCTGGGCACACCCGCGTTCTCCCAACCCACCCCGCCCACGACAGTCGTAACAACGAaaaccgcggcggagagggagaccttcgagctcgtcgccaagaccctggacgcgacgacAGCGAACGACGTCACCTTCGGCTCCTCCGGCCACGTGGCGATGTTTCCCGAACTTCTCAGGAGCATGGTGTGCGATCGTTTGATCAACAACGCGAAGCGGGGAGATCGCAAGGGGGCGTCCAACGCCCCGCtagccatcgtcgccgcggcgttggcgcccCACTCGCGGCTGTGGATAGAAGCGTTCAAGGATACCAGACGTCATTTGCACACCTGCCAGAAATTCGCGCAGCGGCTCATGGAAGTCGCGACGATTGATgagggcgcgatgacgaccctcggctcggaggcggcgctcgaagCTGCGGCGATGCTCACGCGCGATGTGCCCGTCTTCCGTGAACAGCTGATCGATTCTCGTAACAATATCGACGCGGCCCTTGGGGCGCACCTTTGCGGAAACAGGGAAAGGCCGGCTGAAGTCGCCGCGCTCCATCTActgacggcgatggcgacgacgttaTCGCCACAGGTGCTTGAATCGTCTACGTCTGACTCCGACCCCGACTCTTCATTACGCGTGCGTTACATGTacgactccgactccgactctGACGTGGAGAGGATTCCCTTGATCAGCTTCGAGTGGTCGGCGATTTTTAAAGCCGTGGTGAAGCGTGCCGATGAGTTCCCGTCGGTGATCCAATCGAGGCTTGAAAACAAGTccgacgaggcgaaggaggctgtgcccgccgcggcgatcaccgtcgtcgccgagctttTGACCGTCGCACCCTGGAAATTGGGGGAGCAAGAGTCAGGTTTATTAAAATCTTTTGGATGGGGCGAAGCGTTGATGGGATTGAACATCGATAAGACACTCGAGGCGTGCTTGATGACACTCTCAAAAGGTGTGCAGAACGCCACAGGTAGCGGCAGGGCAATGAGCAGCGTGTTCAGGCGAGGAGAAGCAGTCACGGCGTCGGTGATTGATTGTATCCGCGCGACTGAACGACTGGTGATGCATCTAAAGGCCGACATGTTTGATGAGATCCGAAGTCGGGATTCAAGATTTGGGAATCGAAAGCCACCCTTGCGATCGCCTAATAAATTGCACTGGGATGAGTTGCTGGAATATGCCATGAACATACTCATGATCGCTGGACCGAAATACACCGGGGTTGTCAAAGTTGTTGACGGTATTGACGGTATTGTTGACTACATTAACATCTCTGCTCTTCCCGGTCCGCCTTACGTTGGTCCAGATTGGCAGCGTGTCGTGGATCAGTTTGGCGAGTTTGACGAGGATGGCCCCGTGGGTAATAATATATTTCAGGACCCAGAATTGATCGCGACAGCTGGAAAAGGACTTGGCGATTGGATGGCTGAAAGtatggcgacggcggcggggaatTTGCTCTGCACCGCGTTTTTCAAGGACATTTCGTGGTTGAGCTCTGAGACACCAACATCAGGCTTGATCGATTGGAATGGTCGCCTGTTTGGCGGAACGAACATGGAACGTGGTTTGCACTATGCGCTATCCATGGACTGGCCGTGGGGGTATCTCAAGCGAGAGAGACTCCGGCAGGACGCGTTTCTTGAATTTAAGCTGGTTAACATTCCGGCAGCGCTTCTTGCCACTCTCGTCAGTCCGTTCATCTTGAACGAGGAATTCAATGGCAAGGATTTTATACCCCAGCTGCATGATGAAAAGCTGTTGCATGCAGAACAGATCTTGAATTTCACGATTCCTCAGATGGTGAAAACAAGGATGAATAAATTGCCGGACACTGAAGTTGACTGTATCGCAGCGAACGACAAAGACATCGACGCACCGCTGATTCCATGGTCTCTGTACGGGTCGGAACTCATGGTTGCGAcgcttcgtaccttcgtgaTGCTGTTCAGCGTGTATCGAGAAGCTCCCAAGGTCAATGATCCTGTGAAGACTCGATCTCTCAGAGAAGCCCTTGATATGTTGGCATCAGAAGACGGAGGTCTTGGCGACGAGGGCAGATGTTGGGCCATCAAGGCGTTGAATATACACGTCAACAGGTACGGTGAGAAGGATATCGCGCCCGTCACTGACACGGAATACGTTAAAGGTCCGAGGTCTCGCATCGCCGACGCACTTTTCGCAGCGCTCCCTGAACCTTTCCGgcaagccggcggcggggacaaCCTGAGCTTCGACCTtgacgccgcgatgacgtcctcgcccgtcgctcccCCGGACGTGTGCTTCTGCCTGGCCGACGGCTGGAGGCAGTGCGCGCACTCGGTGATTCTCTCGGCGAGGTGCCCCGTGCTCAAGCGGAAAATTGAGGATGCGATTccggacgagcgcgattccaccggcgtccgcgcgatcAAGATGGGCGCGCAGGTGACCGTCGAGGGtttccgccgcgcgctggcgtgGATATACTCCTCGCGGGTCACCGGACCGGTCCCCAAGGAGCTCGTGAGCAAGCTAGAACTGCCCGAgcttcgagcgcgagcgttTCCGGGAATTGgatgcgtcgcgagctcgctcgtcgacgacttgGAACCCATGATGAAGAAAGCTCCATGGACCACGGACCTCAAGATCTGTGCCAGTGCCAGTGACGACGATGGGTCCGACGCACCACCCGCGTGGGTCGGAGCGCACAGGGTGATGTTATGCGCCAGGTCGGAGTACTGCCGAGCGGCGCTGTCGGTGCGGCACGGTTTCGTCGAATCCGGGGagcggagggcgacgctcACCCTCCCCGTCACCACTGCACAGGCGCTCGACATGCTTCTGCGTGTGGTGTACCTCGGTGAGATCCCAGCGGTGCCCGAACCGGTTCCCCAGGGCGTGGAGGACAAGGGTCACAAGGGTCAcaagggcgcggaggacaaGGGTTGGGCCCACGCTTTGGTCGAGCTCGGATCGTGCCTCGAGTACATTGGCCtgccggaggaggctgcgcggTGCACCCCGCGGCTgaaacgcgcgctcgcggactgGGACGTCTCGGGGGAGCCAGGCGGTACGGGAGATGAGGCGAGGATGCGATCGGTGTCGGCGGATGGCGCGatcaaggcgctcgccgccgccgccgagctgcgGCGAtgggacgacgtggacgcgctcgccgggaCGCTCTCCGGGGCGTACGCGGAGGTCAGCGGCAAGGCGGAGTTCGAGGCTTTACACCCGGAACTGAAGGAGGCGATGCGACGGGCGCACGTGGACGCGCGTCACGCGGGTGTGGTTTATAGAGGGTGA
- a CDS encoding predicted protein, translating to MAASEESDAMKQFKELQSKYIETTQRNKRLKDIVLKSKQDIHRAALTGTELSNLPEDIPCYEPVGRSFIREPVATIMSKLQDTVKKAGEEIEKAEGQSVHLQKVLNETETNIRELLAANPGLQEELMKNGYVQ from the exons atGGCGGCCAGCGAGGAGTCCGACGCTATGAAGCAGTTCAAGGAACTTCAG TCGAAATACATTGAGACCACCCAGAGGAATAAGAGGCTGAAAGACATCGTCTTGAAGAGTAAGCAGGATATCCACAGAGCTGCGCTCACGGGCACCGAGCTCTCCAACCTTCCAGAGGACATCCCGTGCTACGAGCCGGTGGGTCGATCGTTCATTCGCGAGCCCGTTGCGACGATCATGAGCAAGCTCCAGGACACCGTCAAGAAGGCGGGTGAGGAGATCGAGAAGGCGGAGGGTCAGAGTGTGCACCTGCAGAAGGTGCTCAACGAGACGGAGACGAACATCAGGGAGCTGCTTGCCGCCAACCCCGGGCTCCAAGAGGAGCTCATGAAGAATGGGTACGTGCAGTGA
- a CDS encoding hypothetical protein (putative uncharacterized protein) has translation MVEQYRRETVMGTGVAERKVLGMASKEKIDDIIASGGYYEEAFGRDSKHFPATGLRRTAAYGKVGAMGLGAKDRANGIGLDYTEGALAFKAKDHRPIKSSLGVDAKTTPAEHSRLCQLVAPEAPSLPTDRGWSIMGRRTGGGNMMGGNPNKSSAFDGEDTAMNAALPAPAPMDKSPKGMRPGDRRDSAYLRSENATPNGRDGTKAFDTASPHQRGTHEGSGGPGRRDGGRRGEGAKAGDGTEDSTSVLATLYGAGDAVRQLSLAERKALFEVGVHEHVSALTELLFPEEDGVSPRVNIDVSV, from the coding sequence ATGGTGGAGCAGTACCGGCGGGAGACGGTCATGGGAACCGGGGTCGCCGAGCGCAAGGTGCTGGGCATGGCGTCCAAGGAGAAGATCGACGACATCATCGCGAGCGGAGGGTACTACGAGGAGGCCTTCGGGCGAGACTCGAAGCACTTCCCGGCGACGGGCCtgcggcgaacggcggcgtaCGGCAAGGTAGGTGCGATGGGTCTCGGCGCGAAGGACAGGGCCAACGGCATCGGCCTGGACTACaccgagggcgcgctcgcgttcaaGGCCAAGGACCACAGGCCAATCAAATCGAGTttgggcgtcgacgcgaagacgacgccggcggagcACTCGCGCCTGTGCCaactcgtcgcccccgaggcgcCGTCGCTGCCCACGGACCGCGGCTGGTCCATCATGGGAAGGAGGACGGGGGGCGGGAACATGATGGGCGGGAACCCTAATAAGTCAtccgcgttcgacggcgaggacaccgcgatgaacgcggcgctcccggcgccggcgccaatGGACAAATCGCCAAAGGGGATGCGACCCGGGGATAGGCGCGACTCCGCGTACCTCCGCTCGgagaacgcgacgccgaacgGTCGTGACGGCACGAAAGCGTTTGACACGGCGTCACCCCACCAACGCGGGACCCACGAAGGGAGCGGCGGGCCCGGACGAAGGGATGGCGGACGaagaggagaaggagctAAAGCGGGTGACGGGACGGAGGACTCAACGTCGGTGCTCGCGACGCTgtacggcgccggcgacgcggtgcggcAACTGAGTTTGGCGGAGCGCAAGGCGCTGTTCGAGGTTGGGGTACACGAGCACGTGTCCGCGCTGACGGAGCTGCTGTtcccggaggaggacggcgtgaGCCCGCGGGTCAACATAGACGTATCCGTGTAA